The Candidatus Methylomirabilota bacterium genome segment TCAGCGGCCGTAGCGGATCCGCGGGTCGAGATAGCCGTACAGCAGATCCACCGCCAGGTTGATGGTCATGAACAGCACCGCGATGAACAGGATGGTGGACTGGGTGAGGGGGTAGTCGCGCTGGTAGATCGACCACAGCACGAGCCGGCCGATGCCGGGCAGGGTGAAGACCTCCTCGACCACGACGGTGCCGCCCAGCAGGATGCCGATCTGCAGCCCGGCCACCGTCACCACCGGGATCAGCGCGTTGCGGAGCGCGTGCTTCAGGATGACGACCCGCCCGGCCAGCCCCTTCGCCGACGCGGTGCGGATGTACTCGGAGCCGAGCACGTCGAGCATGCACGAGCGGGTGGTGCGGGCGATGTTGGCCGCGCTCGCGGTGCCGAGGCAGAGCGCGGGCAGCAGCATGATGACGAGATTGCGCCGCGGGTCGGTCCAGAAGTCCACCCACATCACCGGCGGCATCCAGCGCAGGTAGAGCGAGAAGAAGAGGATCAACATCGTGCCCTGCCAGAACACGGGCACCGAGAGCCCGAGGAGCGTGCCCACCCGGGTGACGTTGTCCGCCACGCGATCGCGCCGGATCGCCGACACGATGCCGGCGGCCACGCCCAGCAC includes the following:
- a CDS encoding ABC transporter permease, with translation MTRYLVVRLYSMALTLIGLTVLIFLMLRLIPGTVVEQMIGADAVVSPAMVAELTRFFGLDQPWYVQYGRWIGQLAHGDLGTSWRTGKPVLALILERLPVTLELTLFSTAFALVLGVAAGIVSAIRRDRVADNVTRVGTLLGLSVPVFWQGTMLILFFSLYLRWMPPVMWVDFWTDPRRNLVIMLLPALCLGTASAANIARTTRSCMLDVLGSEYIRTASAKGLAGRVVILKHALRNALIPVVTVAGLQIGILLGGTVVVEEVFTLPGIGRLVLWSIYQRDYPLTQSTILFIAVLFMTINLAVDLLYGYLDPRIRYGR